The genome window AGTATCAGCAATGATGCCTCCCCTTCCTCTAGCTTCACTATTTTGCTTTCCAGAAGGTCACTTAGCTCTTCCTTGAGAACTACTCTTCTCACCGCCTCGAAATCGACGAGCCTTGAGTCGAAGATGACTGAATGGGTTGGGCTTGAGATCCCTAAGCATAGCCTCTTTCTTATTTCATCTTCTTCCTTGAGAACCTCTCTCAATCTCTTCCAGCCTCTCTATGAAGTTGTCCTGGGGAAGCTCTTCCACAATTTTCTCAGCAACTTCTCCCCTTTTTATATATAGCTTTCTTTCCCTTCTTTCGGTTACCTTTCCTATTATGGAAGCCTCTACCCCAATGCTGGACAGCTTGCTCAGAGCATCATTTATTCTGCTCTTGGGAACAGCAGCAAGAAGTGTCCCACTGGAAAGGGAAAAGAGGGGATCGGCGCCAAGTGCGCCCAATATCTTTTCTGTCAAGCTGAATATGGGGATCTGATTTCTATCTATCTCAACAGCCCAGCCAGAGGCATAGGAAAGCTCGAATGCTGCGGCTGCTATCCCTCCTTCTGTGGCATCATGCATTGCATGGGCTAATTTTTCAGAAGAGAGAGCAATTGCTTCGGGGACAACAGAAATCTTCTCTATCAATTTTTTTGCTTCTTCCAGCTCCATCCTTGAGAAACCCCTTTCTATCAAGAATTTCTCGAGATCATAGGCTGCGATAGATGTTGCTTCCATTGCAGCTCGCTTAGTCATTATAACTAGGTCTCCCGGCATGGCTGCTGAGGTCGGAGTGATTGACTCCCTCGATCCTATTCCCAGTGCTGTAATCGAAATGAGCGGCCTAGTTACAGCATCGCTGTACTCCGTATGTCCTCCAATAAGCGATCCTCCAATTTCCGAGAGAGCTCTTCTCATGTCCGACGCGATCTCAATAATCCTTTCGTCCTCAGTGGATTCGGGAAGAATAATCGTGGCAAGGAACCAAAGAGGTTTAACTCCGCTTGACGCTATGTCATTGGCAGCAACATGAATGGATAGCCACCCAATCCTGGTATGAGCTGCTGTTATTGGATCGGAGTGAGCTGCCAATATTTCGCTTTCGCTAACATCAACTACTCCTGCATCCTCCCCAACCATTGGTGGCAAAATAACTCTAATGCCAGAGCCTATGTCGAAGAAAAAAGCTCTTTGGAGCAGTCTTATTGGGAGCTTTCCTGGCAACTCAAATCACTTCATAGCTCCACATTTGCATGCCTGGTTTTAAGATCTAGCTCTCTCTTATTCAATCTATACATGAGTCCTCCTATTATACCATCAAGAACAACCATTGCCGTGTCCTCGAAAAGAGTTCCTAGCGGTGCCAAGGGCTCATGCAGGCCGAGTATCTGCCTGGAGAAATAATCCTTCTCCTCTGCGAGCTTCGTTCTACCAGGTATTCTCAATATGAAATCTGCTATCTGCCCAAGAGGGCTGTCAGGATATGATGTTACAGCAAATACAAGCGCTCCCACTCTCTTTGCAGCTCTGGCAGCAGTGACAATCAGCTCAGTGGAGCCTGAGCCGCTTATAGCTATCACAGCATCTCCTGCGGCTATGCTCGGGGTTATTGTGTCCCCAAGTACATAGCTATTGAATCCTAGATGCATGAGCCTCATAGCAAAGGCTCTACCAACTAATCCGCTTCTTCCTGCACCCATTACCAGAACTTTCGCACCTTTATTGTATATATCAACAAGTTTCTGCGAAAAAATCTCAATATCCTTTCGGTCAAGCTCATCGATACTCCTGTCTATGAAAATGGCTATTTCCTTCATTGCTTCATATTCATAACTCAAGGCAAGATCCCGATCAATGTTCTATCTCAAAGCTATTTTATATTTTGATATTCGAAAGTGTGGGAATTGAGAACATTTATCATGCATTTACCGCTATGACTCCGTCTCCTATCTTAAAATGCATTTGCTAACAAAAAGATCTTTTGAGGATGATTCGCTTGAGTGAGGATGGATTGCTCGATAATCAAATCGGACAGAGAAGCGATGTTGTAGAAAAGTTCAGAGTTATGTTATCCAAGGAAGCAGAGGAGGCAAGAATAGATGCTATATCAACTGCCAAGCTAGCCATTTCGATTTATAAAAATGGGGAGAGAGAGCTGGCCCTCCTGGTCATCAGGGAGAGCATGAGAATAGCGAAAGGCTATGTGGAGCTAACTGAGAAAATAGGTGAGAACCAGGATAAATCCTACGACCTTCTGCTCGGTCTAGAAACGATTGAAGAGCTAATGAGGAGCGGAGAGAAGGTTGAGTATTTGAGGGGGATCTTGGAGGAGATAGCCTAGACCTTTCCCTCAGATGGGGGTTTCCTTGAATTGATTGAAAGTGTGAGAAGAGCGGAAATTTCGAAGGACGATATTAGGGAAATGCTGGAGGCAGCTACAAGCGAAAAGCTGAATATAAGCTATTTGGAGATAGATGGGCTCGAGCTCTTCGTGGAAGCGATCTATGGAAACGGTCTCGTTCACATCTACATGCTGATCGACGAAGGTCAGATGAGAAGAGGAAAAATCCAGTTGAGAGGAATAATGGTATTCATCTCAGATCCGATATGTGCCACAATTTTCACATGGTTTATTCCTTCCTTCTCAAGCGATGTGGAGGTATATTTCTACAGCGATTGGACTGTCTTCTATATTTCCACCCCAAGCATATTCGATTTGAAGAAAGCGGTATCAGCTGTGAGAATAGCGGTATCGAGTTGAGCAGAATCAAGAAATCTCTTTTCCAATCTTTTTGGAGAAGTCGAAAACTGTTATGGAAACGATTGAGTTATTCTTTATTCTCAGAACGATGTCATTTTCCAGCAATATCTCCTCATCTGCATCCTCAATTTCATATCCGAAGTTGATGTACAGTATATCGTTTCTATTATCATATTCAAACCAAATTTTGTTGATATCGCCTAGTGGAAGCTTTTTTCCTTCCATGGCAGTTTCTCCTCTTCAGGAGCTCAGCCACTCGAAGCCCTCTTCTCCTTCAGCTCTCTCAGCTCTCTCTCTATAGTGCTCAGCCTCTTCTCCACGTTCTCTATGTGCATTGAAAGATGATTTATGGCATCAACTATGGCATTTAGAGCATCAACCAGATCAGCCTCACCGTGCTCATGTGAATGCTCATGTTCATGCTCCATTTCTGGATGTGTTTCCATTACTTCTTGAACAATTTTCTCCATATCATCTTCTTTTTTTGGTATTGTTAACCTCATTTTACCCATTGCTATGACACCATGCCTTCAAGTTCAGGAATTGGAGGGGCCGCCGCCGGGGTTTGAACCCGGGACCTCCGGATCCACAGTCCGGCGCTCTTCCAGCTGAGCTACGGCGGCCAATGTACTTCTCATTGGCCATCGATCTTCATTGCTTGCGCTCAGTTGCGGCCCCTTAGAGATGCGATTACCAATTATTTTTTAGCATAATGGGATTATAAAAGTATGAGAGTAGGGAAAGGAATATCTCATAAAAATATTCCAACGATTAGATTAAATAATAAGCGAGAATATTATGAAAGAATGAGGGCAAACAATCTTGTCCTTCTTCAGAAGAGGGCGGGCTGGCAAGGAAAAAAAGCCCGTGTATGAGGAGGTAAGCCAAAGTGAGCTGCTTTACTCGAAGAGAAAATTTGGTCTCGTTGTGGTTAGAGGGACAGTTAGCGGAAAACCAAAGCTTCTTACGATGAGGGGAATTTTTGGAGGAATGGCCCACGAGCACACAACTGTTTTCAGCTTGGAAAAGGGGGTCAATGTGTATTTTCCCGGAATTGCCTTTCTAAAGGATGGGGAGGAAGTCTCTGTATATGGCAGGTTCACTCCCCCAAACTCTCTGGCTGCATCAAAAATAGAAACCAAAAATGTAACATATGAGCTTCAGTTGGAGTGAGGAGATGTCCCTTGTACAAAACTGGAAGAAATATGCCAGCTTACCTTTCTCTCCTGCTCGAGCACTCTCTCAGAGCACTTGACATAGGAAGCATGCTGGAAAAAAGGCTAAGCTTTGATGGAAGAACCTTGACTATCACTAACAGGGAAGGCAGGATTTTGGGCTCACATGAAATTGACAATGGTAAAGTGATTTTGATAGCGCTTGGTAAAGCTTCTCAGAGCATGACGAAATCTATGATGAAAGTAATGGGTGAAAGGGTTAGCAAAGCTATTGTGGTTTTTCCTGAGGACCAAAATCTTCTCCTGGAACCCAAGGACAATATAACAGTGATCCCTTCTTCCCATCCGGTTCCATCCAACAAGAGCATATTAGCAGCAAGAGTGATAAAAGAGGCATTGTCTGGATTGAGTTCTAGCGACACTGCGATTTTCTTGATATCTGGCGGAGGCTCTTCTCTCGTCGAGGAGCCCATTCAAGGAATATCGCTCGATGAGTTGGTTAGAACATATTCCCTGCTTCTCAGCTCAGGAGCTAATATAAAGGAGGTTAACACGGTCAGAAAGCATATTTCTTCAGTAAAGGGAGGAAGGCTCGCTGAGCTGGCTCATCCAGCGAAAGTTATAGCACTGATTGCGAGCGATGTTCCAGGCAACGATGAGAGCTTTATAGCAAGTGGTCCAACTGCACCCGATCCCACAACCTACCAGGATGCTCTCGAGATCCTGAAGTTCTATGAGCTGGAGGAAGAGGTTCCTTCAGCAGTTCTTAAGGTGCTGAGAGATGGTGCCATGGGCAAACTTCAGGAGACTCCGAAGCCTGGAGACCACATTTTCTCCAATACATGGAATTACATAGTTGCATCCCCATTTGATTTGGCCAAGGCTGTAGAGGAGAGGGCAAGACAGCTCGGGTTTAATGCATATGTATTAACAACGAGGATTGAGGGAGAAAGTCGTGAGCTTGCTAAGGCTATTTCATCTGTTGCTTTGGACACGCTAAAGGGCTTCACGTCGTTTCAGAGACCGGCTGTTTTGATTCTTGCAGGAGAACCAAGCGTGAAGGTGAGGGGAAGAGGAAAAGGTGGAAGAGCTACAGAGCTCATAGCATGGCTCTCTCGAGAGATTGATGGGGCAAGAGGAATATCTGCTTTCGCAATAGATACTGATGGTAAAGATGGTAGTAGCGATGCAGCTGGAGCATTTGCAGATTGGAACACATGGAGCGAGCTGGTCAGGATCTTTGGTAGAAAGGTCATTCAAATGTTGAACAGCAATGACTCCTTCTCTGTGCTCGATTCTACTGGATACACTATTAGAACAGGACCTACCGGTTCAAATTTGAATAACTTGATATGTCTAATCATTGAATAAAGGGGTCTCTTTCGTGGAGAACGGAACAGATGATAGAGAGAGGGAGGAAAAGGAGCAGGAAAGAGAGGTAATTGACTTCTATCAAGTTGGAAAAAACATATTTGTAATGATCTATAGAGAGGGCAGCAGGATATTCTACAGGCCCATTGAGCCTGAGCTCTCTGAGAAGGAGCTAGAGGCGCTCAGTGCTGTCAAAGATTACGTTATGAAAAGGCTATATTTCACGCATAGAGATTTGAGAGAGAGATGGACTAAGCTCCAGCAGGATGTAGAGGAAAAGGTCAAAGAAGCCAATGATGTCCTTCTTCTAAAGCTAGATTCCCCATCTCTCAGCAAGATCTCGTACTATGTGAAGAGAGATTACTTGGGATACGAGCGCATAGATGTTCTCATGAACGATCCATTCATAGAAGACATTTCAAGCTCGGGACCTGGAATCCCCATCTATGTATATCACATAAAATACGGATGGCTGCCAACAACGGTCATTTTTCCTAGCGAAGAGAGCTATACAGCCTTTATCAGAAGACTAGCATATAGGGCAGGACAGGATCTGGTTTTTGCCACGCCAATAGTTGAGGGGCCGCTGCCTCCTAAGAACTATAGAGCTCACCTTGTCTTAGATGTTATATCCAGAAGCGGATCCTCGTTCACAATCAGGAGGGGGGCAGAGGTTCCACTGAGCATTGTGAGGCTTATCATACTCAGAACCCTTTCCCCAAGAATGGCAGCCTACATATGGCTGCTAATTTCCCATATGAGAACAATACTGATAGCTGGTCCAATGGCAAGCGGAAAGACAACCCTTCTCAATGCAATAATAATGTTCATCCCTCCAGCAAAGAAGATTGTGTCAATTGAGGAAACAAATGAGCTGCGATTGGATAGAGAGAATTGGGTCCCCTTAATTGTTAGGCCATCAACTTCCCCAGGAATATCAAACATAACACTCTATGAGCTTTTGAAGTCCAGTCTCAGACAGAGGCCGGACTATATAGTAGTTGGTGAGGTAAGAGGGGAAGAGGCCTATACGTTTTTCCAGGCAATTTCTCTTGGACATGGCGGTCTTGGAACAATACATGCTGAATCATTTCAACAAATAATAAGGAGACTTGAAAGTCAACCCTTGAACATTCCAAGAAGCATGATTCCGCTGGTGAACACAATGATATTCATGAAAAGCATATACAAAGAGGGTGGAATTGTGCGAAAAGTCTCCGACGTTATTGATATAGTTTCCTATGATCCCTCAACTGACAGCATAAATGCTTCATCCTCATTTCACTATGATCTGGAGAGAGATGAATGGATTGAAGCTGAGATACTGCCAGGGTTAAACAAAATCTCTGAGCTAACTGGTCTCAGCGTGAGCGAGTTGAAAAATGAGCTGGCAAGAAGAGAGAGATTCCTCTCGACCCTTGCAGCAAAGGGCATTGATCTTCCAGACGAAGTCTCAAGAGCCATAGAAGAATACTCACTGAATCCTGAGAGGGCTATTGAGATGTTCGAGGGAGTCAAGGAGGAGTGAGGGTGCTTGGAGAGAGAGCTCCTTGAGAGGGCTGCTCTATATGCTCACAGAATGATTGGTTCCTTCCCTCTTACTCGGGACATATTTTCTAGATTGCCATGGCTCAATCGCTATCTTGAGCTCATTGATTTTCCCCTTCCTATGGAATACTATGTATCTCTCTCATTGCTGATTTCTGGGATCACTTTCCTTGGAATTTTCATATTTTCCTTTCTTTTCTACTTCATCCATCTCGGTGTACCAGCATATTTCTCATTTCTGCTCTCTTTTCTACTCTCATTGGCGGTAGGCTCAGCTGCCTTCGGCATATCGATCTTCGCTCCTGTGCTAAAAGCAAGAGAAATGAGATCAAAGATTGAGGAGGGGGCACTCTTCGCTATTATAACTCTCTCTGCAGCTGCTCTCAGCAACCCAAACCTCTTCGAGTCCCTTATAGCATCGGAGAAATTGATCTCATCAAAAGAGATCCGCGCTTCTTTCAGAAGGATAATAAGGAGAGTTAATTCCGGAATGGATCTCAGGGATTCCCTATCCAGAGAGAGCGAGCTCATTCCATCTAGGACAATGGCGATCCTATATGAGGGGCTTTCCAGCATTTCTTTAACAGGTGTGGGTCTAGCAGAATATCTTCAGGGCTTTCTGGAGGATCTTCTCTCGACAATGGAGGGCAAGGTGAGAAATGTCATAGATAGGCTAGGCGTTCTCATTGAGAGCTACATAATAATAGCGCTCATATTTCCCTTTCTTTTGATCATAATGCTGATGATGAGTGGTTCCTTCAGCGGAAGCCAGCTCAATATATATCAAACAGTTCTTCTTTTTGACTTTGGAGTCCTCCCAGCAATATTTGCTATTCTTATTCTTCTAGCTGACATGATATTGAGGGAGGTGGCTATGGATTGAGGATAACGATGAATAGAAATAAAGAAAGAAGTGCGTTTGAGATCGGCCTATTCAACATAGCTATGGCTCTCGCCCTTTCAGCATTGACCTTCATTCTTTCTTGGCAGTTGTTTGAGCGCTTCCTTTCCTCTCTCTTCAGTGCAAATCCTTTTGCTAGGGAAAGAACATACATTGTTCTTACCTCCCTTAACCTGGCTTTCATAATCGGATCGATCCCCCTAGCATTCAGAGTCAGGAAAATAGTTAGGGAAGAAGGAAATTCTATGAGGGGAATTGTTCTATTTCTCGATATGGTATCTGTAGGAACGAAAACAGGCTCAAATGTTCTCGATTCAATGAGGAGAGCCGTTAGGTTCGTCCCATCAGAAGGGCTTAAAAATAAGTTGAAAAATGCTATATCGGAGGTAGAGATGGGTGGTTCTTTTGAGAATGCCGTAAAGAGATCATCCTCAGGACTGCCGAAGCTTGTCTCTGAATCAATAAAGGCCCTTATTCCTTCCTCACAGGCTGGGCCCAGAGCTGGCGATGTCCTCCTTTTAGCAAGAGACTTCGTTAGAAAGCTCATGCTCTTTGCTGATGTTAGAAGGACTTCACTTGCCCTCTATTTTTACATTTCCCTTCTATCCCTCGCAATATTTGAGGGTGGAGGTGTCTTTCTAATTTATCTCATATCCTCCATAGCTAGCAGCAGTCTGCCGAGTGCTTCTTTCCTCAATCTCAACATAATACAGACATGGACGTTTCTCTTCCTAACTGGTCTTGAGCTATCAATCTTCTCCAGCCTATTCGTAGCAAAAGTTGTTCGAGGGAAAATTAAGCTAAGCGCAGACTATGCTGAGTTCTTCCTCCTCGTCAATTATATTACAATGGGGCTCATCCCCCTCTTCCTCTGAAAAATTTGAGATCTGATCAAAT of Fervidicoccaceae archaeon contains these proteins:
- a CDS encoding AIR synthase family protein, with translation MPGKLPIRLLQRAFFFDIGSGIRVILPPMVGEDAGVVDVSESEILAAHSDPITAAHTRIGWLSIHVAANDIASSGVKPLWFLATIILPESTEDERIIEIASDMRRALSEIGGSLIGGHTEYSDAVTRPLISITALGIGSRESITPTSAAMPGDLVIMTKRAAMEATSIAAYDLEKFLIERGFSRMELEEAKKLIEKISVVPEAIALSSEKLAHAMHDATEGGIAAAAFELSYASGWAVEIDRNQIPIFSLTEKILGALGADPLFSLSSGTLLAAVPKSRINDALSKLSSIGVEASIIGKVTERRERKLYIKRGEVAEKIVEELPQDNFIERLEEIERGSQGRR
- the hxlB gene encoding 6-phospho-3-hexuloisomerase, whose amino-acid sequence is MSYEYEAMKEIAIFIDRSIDELDRKDIEIFSQKLVDIYNKGAKVLVMGAGRSGLVGRAFAMRLMHLGFNSYVLGDTITPSIAAGDAVIAISGSGSTELIVTAARAAKRVGALVFAVTSYPDSPLGQIADFILRIPGRTKLAEEKDYFSRQILGLHEPLAPLGTLFEDTAMVVLDGIIGGLMYRLNKRELDLKTRHANVEL
- a CDS encoding DUF2283 domain-containing protein, which codes for MEGKKLPLGDINKIWFEYDNRNDILYINFGYEIEDADEEILLENDIVLRIKNNSIVSITVFDFSKKIGKEIS
- a CDS encoding glycerate kinase; protein product: MYKTGRNMPAYLSLLLEHSLRALDIGSMLEKRLSFDGRTLTITNREGRILGSHEIDNGKVILIALGKASQSMTKSMMKVMGERVSKAIVVFPEDQNLLLEPKDNITVIPSSHPVPSNKSILAARVIKEALSGLSSSDTAIFLISGGGSSLVEEPIQGISLDELVRTYSLLLSSGANIKEVNTVRKHISSVKGGRLAELAHPAKVIALIASDVPGNDESFIASGPTAPDPTTYQDALEILKFYELEEEVPSAVLKVLRDGAMGKLQETPKPGDHIFSNTWNYIVASPFDLAKAVEERARQLGFNAYVLTTRIEGESRELAKAISSVALDTLKGFTSFQRPAVLILAGEPSVKVRGRGKGGRATELIAWLSREIDGARGISAFAIDTDGKDGSSDAAGAFADWNTWSELVRIFGRKVIQMLNSNDSFSVLDSTGYTIRTGPTGSNLNNLICLIIE
- a CDS encoding type II/IV secretion system ATPase subunit yields the protein MENGTDDREREEKEQEREVIDFYQVGKNIFVMIYREGSRIFYRPIEPELSEKELEALSAVKDYVMKRLYFTHRDLRERWTKLQQDVEEKVKEANDVLLLKLDSPSLSKISYYVKRDYLGYERIDVLMNDPFIEDISSSGPGIPIYVYHIKYGWLPTTVIFPSEESYTAFIRRLAYRAGQDLVFATPIVEGPLPPKNYRAHLVLDVISRSGSSFTIRRGAEVPLSIVRLIILRTLSPRMAAYIWLLISHMRTILIAGPMASGKTTLLNAIIMFIPPAKKIVSIEETNELRLDRENWVPLIVRPSTSPGISNITLYELLKSSLRQRPDYIVVGEVRGEEAYTFFQAISLGHGGLGTIHAESFQQIIRRLESQPLNIPRSMIPLVNTMIFMKSIYKEGGIVRKVSDVIDIVSYDPSTDSINASSSFHYDLERDEWIEAEILPGLNKISELTGLSVSELKNELARRERFLSTLAAKGIDLPDEVSRAIEEYSLNPERAIEMFEGVKEE
- a CDS encoding type II secretion system F family protein, which gives rise to MERELLERAALYAHRMIGSFPLTRDIFSRLPWLNRYLELIDFPLPMEYYVSLSLLISGITFLGIFIFSFLFYFIHLGVPAYFSFLLSFLLSLAVGSAAFGISIFAPVLKAREMRSKIEEGALFAIITLSAAALSNPNLFESLIASEKLISSKEIRASFRRIIRRVNSGMDLRDSLSRESELIPSRTMAILYEGLSSISLTGVGLAEYLQGFLEDLLSTMEGKVRNVIDRLGVLIESYIIIALIFPFLLIIMLMMSGSFSGSQLNIYQTVLLFDFGVLPAIFAILILLADMILREVAMD
- a CDS encoding type II secretion system F family protein → MRITMNRNKERSAFEIGLFNIAMALALSALTFILSWQLFERFLSSLFSANPFARERTYIVLTSLNLAFIIGSIPLAFRVRKIVREEGNSMRGIVLFLDMVSVGTKTGSNVLDSMRRAVRFVPSEGLKNKLKNAISEVEMGGSFENAVKRSSSGLPKLVSESIKALIPSSQAGPRAGDVLLLARDFVRKLMLFADVRRTSLALYFYISLLSLAIFEGGGVFLIYLISSIASSSLPSASFLNLNIIQTWTFLFLTGLELSIFSSLFVAKVVRGKIKLSADYAEFFLLVNYITMGLIPLFL